The Osmia bicornis bicornis chromosome 11, iOsmBic2.1, whole genome shotgun sequence genome includes the window GATCTTCATTTGCTTTTAAAGTATAATTATTCACTTGAACTTTCCCACTAATTACCtatgtttcaaaaataaaatgaaataataataatatgtatgAACATAAAATACTAAACATTCATGTTAAcaagaaaatacaaattttacacACCTTTAAAAAGCCATACATTCCAGGGTGGTCATGTATTGGCATTGTAAATCCGtgtttcaatataaaaattgatatagcAAAGTCCTTATTCTCAAATATGTCAATAACCCACATCGGTGCATGTTGTACTTGAATGAAATCTAGAATTTGCTGATTCAAATTTACATCTTCGGCTGTAATTTTATTCATCAAATATCGCAATTTGTCAAAATTTTGTTGACAAAGCTTAAACCCAACGTTACTTCGTTCATCAAATGTATTTAACGCTTGTTTCCACAATGTTTTTACTGCGGTCGTCATGTTTATTTACTACGATTTACAACACAATCTTCATGAATTTACCTTTTACGAATAATGTTGAATTAATAGCACGGTATTAAAAACACCGAAacataagaaaatatatacaaaatttcagCGATATAACCTTaaacacaaaataattaattacaagcgaaagaaacgaaatatatcattgatttaaaataaaaaaatatttcaataaataccATTTAATTACAACATCCAAATGTTTTTCAACAAATTAGACTAAATAAGAATCGTCAATATAATTGATAGTTGTTTTATATTTAGAGGTTAAACTTGCTATATATTACCGTTTACTGAGTACTACTTTGTTAATCACTTCTAACACAATATTATAATGATAACATATATTTCACCGTTTTTATAAGCTTCTGACATCCACGAATACCTCACATTTGTTGATACCACGGTCATATATAAGTATACATACGCTGGAGTTGGAAACTCCCGTGGTAGGGATAATTTTCCtaattatgtatgtacaatgGTTTCGTGAATGTTCCGTCACCTACAGAGCGCTACTATCGTACTGCCGTGTTGCAAATGGCAAAATGGCTGGTGCCGTAGTACGTTGTTTTCAGGTTCCAAGGAGACAATTAGGTAAGTCGTAATGTTGTTTTGTTTCATTATCGTATGAAGAGTGTTCGAAACATTTCAGACCAGTTACGACGTTTCATTGTTTTTGAATTTCGGTATTTTGCATCGTTAGCGAGACAAGGTTATGTAATTAAAGGGATCCGATTGATTTTAAGGTCTTCTTGGAGTGACGTTTAGCAGCCAGCCGCAAAGAACGTTTGCCGATGCCGCACCTGAGGGAAAGGTACCATCATTCCATTCCTTATATAATATCGTAACACGAATTTCGTGTCAGTTacattgtttcattttttcctgTAGAAAAAAGGTGGTCCCATATCTGACCAGGACCGTATTTTCACGAATTTATACGGAAGACACGACTGGAGGTTGAAGGGCGCTTTACAAAGAGGAGATTGGTACAAAACCAAGGAGATCCTGGACAAGGGTGCAGACTGGatcataaatgaaattaaagtcTCTGGTTTAAGAGGTCGCGGAGGTGCAGGTTTCCCCGCTGGTATGAAATGGTCTTTTATGAATAAACCATCGGATGGAAGGCCCAAATATTTAGTAGTAAACGGAGATGAAGGAGAGCCTGGTACTTGCAAGGATCGTGAGATCTTACGTCACGATCCACACAAGCTGGTAGAGGGTTGCCTTATCGCTGGTCGTGCCATGGGTGCCTGCGCGGCTTACATCTACATTCGCGGTGAATTTTACAACGAGGCATCGAATATGCAAGTTGCAATTGCGGAAGCTTACCAAGCTGGCCTTATCGGAAAGAATGCCTGTGGTTCTGGCTATGATTTTGATATATTTGTGCAAAGAGGTGCTGGAGCGTATATTTGTGGAGAAGAGACAGCCCTAATCGAGTCTATTGAAGGGAAACAAGGGAAACCAAGGTTGAAACCACCTTTCCCAGCTGATGTTGGATTATTTGGATGCCCTACAACTGTTACCAATGTTGAAACGGTTGCTGTATCTCCTGTACGTATTTGGCACATTTAATACCATTgtgaaagaaatatatatagaGAGATAATTTCagccttaaaataaaaacttcCTATACAGACGATTTGTCGACGGGGAGGAACTTGGTTTGCGTCATTCGGTCGCCCACGTAATCATGGAACGAAATTGTTTAACATCTCCGGGCACGTGAACAATCCTTGCACAGTGGAAGAGGAAATGTCCATTCCTTTGAAAGAACTTATCGAAAGGCATGCTGGAGGAGTAATTGGTGGATGGGATAATCTGTTGGGTGTGATACCCGGTGGATCCTCCACTCCTGTTATTCCGAAAAGGTATACAATTTTTGGTAGAAACGTTTCAAAATATGTACTCATTTAAAACAACTTACAGCGTGTGTGATACAGTATTGCTGGACTTTGACGATCTCGTCAGAGTGCAGAGCTCCTTTGGTACTGCAGCTGTGATCGTAATGAATAAGCAAACAGATATTATTAAGGCTATCACACGCCTCATCAGTTTCTACAAACACGAATCGTGTGGTCAGTGTACTCCGTGCCGCGAAGGAATTAGCTGGATGTTCAAAATCATGAAGAGGTATACGAATATAATTCTTTCTATCGCTAGGAGTTGTTCTAGCTAAAAGTAATGTGTCTGTTCAGGTTCGTGGAGGGTAAAGCAGAAGAGCACGAGATAGACATGCTATGGGAGCTGACTAAACAAATTGAACTGCACACTATTTGTGCTTTAGCGGATGGCGCAGCGTGGCCGGTACAAGGATTGATCAGGCATTTTAGGCCTGAAATACAAGCGCGCATTAGAGAGCGAAAACAAGCTGTGTccaattgaaaataaagagGTAGAGATTAGAAAAGTTCTAGTTTCAGCATTTACTATCATCGAATAAGCGAACGGGACATAAACAAATTTACGTTTATGATTTTGTATTTACTTGCAGTGTACATAATGTGAACCAAAGCGCGGTGTAGTCGAATTTCTTCTGTAATTCTACCGGACTATTGGTCAAGTATTGACGGTTCggtaaataaaatagatagaGAAAAGTACTCTGTATTTGTATGTGGGTAGACGTGTAACGTTACAgggaaatttcgaaatttcattttctatgtGATTTAATGCTAGAGGAGATAAAGCGTGTAATTTAAGAAGATTTGTTCTTTAATGAAAACCTAATGCAGCGGggaattataatttacaaagtaTCAGAGGGCGGAATGATTGAACGAGACGAAAATCGAAATAAGGGAAGATTGCCGCGACCTTTATACCGAACGATACTTTGCATTTATTCGTTCATTATACAAGAAAAAATTCTCTAGCTCTAACGTTCCGCTGACTACGGTACAATGATAATAATGTCGCTCGGATTACGGTACAATGTGCGTAtacaatatacaatatatatatgtacatacaaaaAGCGCTCGCTCGATTTACAAACCGAtgtctttctttctctctgtgCCGCTAAAATTGGGACTGTCTTTTAGAGTTTCCTTCCTCGTTTACATCTcgtatcttttattttttttttcgatatCATCGAGAGTTAGTTttacttaaataaaattaagctAGCCATTACAAGTCGGGATAGCTTACTTTCGCTTTCGGCAAGCTATCCCGGGTGAGTTAGTAAGCGCACACACTGTCTTTTATGATAGGTCCGTTGTTACGTTATCTCCCTCCTACCTATATCTACCTAAAATCTCTGTCCACTGTTCTCTGTTTGCTTCTTGCTCTTGAGAATCGTGAGAAGCTATGGGaattcgaaaaatttcaatttctcctTTTCATAGTTCATTTCCTAGGTATTTGTTATTACAAAGCTTTCgcgtataaaaattgattttatatgGCTTTGCAGGGTATTTAAATCAATCTAAATATAATTCATCAAAGGTGAAGATTTCAGCTTCagattttatttgaaaaacttatgattttcatttcaaactcCCTCCAGGGGATCGATCAACGTTTATCTCAACAGTTATGAAACAGGAGAAAATTTGACTTTTACTTTGCAATCAGTACTGAACGATAGGTGTAATCGAGTTCCCACTGCCACTCACAGACATCCCAACATACAATAAAACCCTATATATAGCCCCGCTAGAGGAGACGAACGTGACTCGTAGCAAAATAATGTACGACGTTAATCTCGTTATTTCACTCGCTCGATTGTACTTGTTGCAAGTCCTGCCACTTGGACGCGGTCATTTCGACTCGCATGGGAACAAGGTACACgtacacgatatgatttggaagaagctctttctctctctctttctctccctcccTATCTCTCTCACTCTTAGCTCATTCTCTCTCTCGCCAGACACGCGCTCGCTCTTTGGCATGATCGTTGGCTATATTCTTGTGGCAAGATCACGCTTTATTGTTGGAGACCCCTGCCGCTGGACCTGCGCCATTATTTAGTTTTTCGTATATATAATCAGCCATAAAAATAGACGCGTTTCTATTGCAGTTTCCTACGTCAGCCCTTTGCCTGCGCGGCTCTCAAGGATGATCATTGAATACCAGTCattaaaacattttacatATGATTTATGAAAGGACATACACCTGGACGATGATGGACACTCTTTGCCTAATTCATAAGTTCGATGGGATCTATATTGAACAGGGGAAACTTGATTGGAAAAGTGATTAAAAGCCACTTTGTGGTGTATATGATCCTTTGAGGATGTTAAGttatacaaataaaatgtataGAATGTAAAAGTTGCTCTGTTCtcaaacaaatttaatatataa containing:
- the LOC114875956 gene encoding NADH dehydrogenase [ubiquinone] flavoprotein 1, mitochondrial, whose amino-acid sequence is MAGAVVRCFQVPRRQLGLLGVTFSSQPQRTFADAAPEGKKKGGPISDQDRIFTNLYGRHDWRLKGALQRGDWYKTKEILDKGADWIINEIKVSGLRGRGGAGFPAGMKWSFMNKPSDGRPKYLVVNGDEGEPGTCKDREILRHDPHKLVEGCLIAGRAMGACAAYIYIRGEFYNEASNMQVAIAEAYQAGLIGKNACGSGYDFDIFVQRGAGAYICGEETALIESIEGKQGKPRLKPPFPADVGLFGCPTTVTNVETVAVSPTICRRGGTWFASFGRPRNHGTKLFNISGHVNNPCTVEEEMSIPLKELIERHAGGVIGGWDNLLGVIPGGSSTPVIPKSVCDTVLLDFDDLVRVQSSFGTAAVIVMNKQTDIIKAITRLISFYKHESCGQCTPCREGISWMFKIMKRFVEGKAEEHEIDMLWELTKQIELHTICALADGAAWPVQGLIRHFRPEIQARIRERKQAVSN
- the LOC114875961 gene encoding 2-aminoethanethiol dioxygenase; amino-acid sequence: MTTAVKTLWKQALNTFDERSNVGFKLCQQNFDKLRYLMNKITAEDVNLNQQILDFIQVQHAPMWVIDIFENKDFAISIFILKHGFTMPIHDHPGMYGFLKVISGKVQVNNYTLKANEDHAIKLNKEVMAFRHKLISLHSNSPACTLTPRERNLHEITCIEGPAAFLDILSPPYDVDDSGKGPRPCTFFKTVGSSKLCTDLSDIIEEVKLLVIEGPPDFYSGSLKYTGPPLM